Sequence from the Qipengyuania gaetbuli genome:
GAAAACCACGGGTTGGAAGAGGACGACATCTTCGATTTCTCGTCCGGCTACATCCAGCGCGGCAAGTCGATCATGCCGAAGAATGCCGTCGCCTTCCCCTGGCGTCTCAACCAGGAATACATCTCCGATCGCAAGCTCATGCGCGAACAACCGGTCGATGACGGCATCCTCACCTTCTACCGCAAGGGCGCCAATGCCCGGCGCACGGACGAGGCACTCGAAGCTGCGGAGTAGCATTTCGCGCGCGGCGCCCCTAACTGTGGCCGCATGAACAAGCGCATCTATACCGCCGGTCTCGTCGTCATCGGCGACGAGATCCTGTCCGGACGCACGCACGACAAGAACATCGCGCAGGTCGCCAGCTGGCTGCAGGTCCAGAACATCCGGCTTGCCGAAGTGCGGGTGGTGCCCGACGTGATCGAGAAGATTGTGGAAGCGGTGAACGCGCTGCGCGCAGACAATGACTATCTCTTCACCACCGGCGGCATCGGCCCGACACATGACGACATCACGGTCGATGCCGTGGCGAAGGCGCTGGGCGTGGAGGTGGTCATCCACCCCGAAGCCCGCGCGATCCTGGAACGCTATTATGCCGACAAGGGCGGCCTCAACGAAGGCCGCCTGCGCATGGCCCGCGTGCCGGAAGGCGGGGAATTGATCCCCAACCGCATGTCGGGCGCACCCGGCATCCGCATCGGCAATCTCCACCTCATGGCCGGCGTACCGCACATCACGGCCGGAATGCTCGATGCGCTGACCGGCACGCTCGAGGGAGGCGACCCGTTGCTGAGCGAAACAGTCGGCGGGTTCATTCCCGAAAGCGAGGTCGCAGTGATGCTTCGCGATGTCGAGAAGGCGCACGAGAACTGCCAGATCGGCAGCTACCCCTTCTTCCGCGAAGGCAAGGTCGGGTCGAACTTTGTGGTCCGCTCGACCGACCGCGCCGCGCTCGATGCTTGTATGGCCGCGCTGTGCGACGGGCTGGAGCGACAGGGCTTTGCCTTTACCCACGGGGGAATCTGATCGCGCCTTGCCTCGCCTAGCGCTTGCGCTAGCCTTCGGGCGGAAGGGGTGTCGCGATGGAATGGTTTCTGGCTCTCGTCCTGTTCGCTCTGGCGTTACACCAGCGCGAGAAACTGCGCACCTTGCAGTACCGGGTCGAAAGCCTGGAAGGTGCGATCGACCACGTCCTTGCCTTGCTGCGGGAAGGCAAGGGCACCGATGCGACAGAGGCCGTAGTCCCTCCGGAACCGGCGAAAGCGAAAACCGCATCGGTCCCGGTGGTGGTCAAGCGATCCAGCGAACCGGCCGCGGAGCCGATTGCCGACCTTCCGCCACAGCCCCTCGCGCCGGAGCCGGAGCCGGAGCAACAGCCTGAAGAACAAGCGCGCCGGTTCGCCTTCGACTTCGAGGAACTCTTCGGTCGCCGACTCCCGATCTGGGCGGGCGGCGTCACGCTTGCCGTGGCGGGTGTATTGCTGGTCCGGTACTCTATCGAAGCGGGCCTGCTTACGCCCAGCGTGCGGGTGGTACTCTCCTTCCTCTTCGGGCTCGGCCTGCTCGGCGGCGCGGAAGCCGCCTATCGCAATGCCGACCGCGTCGGGGACGAACGCGTGTGCCAGGCACTCGCCGGGGCCGGCCTCGCCACGCTCTATGCAGGCTTCTACCTTGCGGGCAGCCAGTACGACCTGATCGGCCAGACCGTCGCTTTCCTCGGCCTTGCGGTCGTGACCGCGGCGGCGATCGGCCTGTCCTACCGCTTCGGCCTGCCAAGCGCCGTACTGGGCCTGGTCGGCGGTTTCGCAGCGCCTGCCCTGGTCGGCGGGGAAGAAGCGAACCTGCCGCTGCTCGCGCTTTACCTTGCGCTCGTCACGGGCGGGCTGACCCAGACCGGCAATCGCCAGCAGCGCCCGTGGCTCGGCCTCGGCGCGCTTATCGGCGGCCTCGGCTGGGGCGGGCTGCTGCTGACCACGGGGGCGATGTCGGGTGTCGATGTCCTCGCGCTGGGGCTCTACTTCGTTCTCCTCGGCGCAGTCCTCCCCGCGCTTCTCGCGACCGAGAAGCTCGAGCGGCCGCTCCGCCTCGCATCGGCCGCGATTGCCAGCCTGCAACTCGCCGTGCTGGTCGACGAGGGCGGCTATTCGGCGCTTGCCTGGGGCCTCTACCTGCTGCTCGGCGGTGCGCTGGCATGGTTCGGATGGCGCAAGCACGAGGTCCGCCCTGCCAGTGCCATGGCAGCGACCATCGGGGTCCTGCTGCTCGGTCTCTGGCCTGCCCCGCCCGAAGCGGGGTTCGCGACAGTCGCCGCCGCGCTGGCCGCGATCTTCGCCGGTGTGCCCCTGTTCCACCTTCACACGAGAGCCGACCAACTGGTCGATCGGCTGAGTGCAGCACTCGTCCCGCTCGCGCTCGGCATCACCATGCTGTTGACCTTCGGGACGCTCGACCACGACAGCCTCCGTATCGTGGAAGCGCTGGCCTGCCTTGCGCTTGCCGCCCTGCCGGGAGCGGCCGCCTGGCTGCTCTGGAACCGCGAGGACGCGGTGAGCCTTGCGGCCAACCTTGCCTCCGCTGCCGTCCTCGCCGTGCTTGCCGGACTGTGCGTGTTGCCGGCCATGGCGACACCCTTCCTCTTGGGCGCTATCGCTGCCGGCCTCTGCCTGCTGCTCCGGCCCCGGTTGCAGGAAACCCTGCCGCTCGCCGCCGTCGCATGGGCGGCCGCGCTTGCCGCGCTGACGAGCGTTCCTGCCAGCGACGCCCTGATGCGAGAGATGGATGCGCTGGTGACCGGGACCGGCCACACCAACATTGCCGGCATGCTCCGCTGGCTGGCTGGTGCTGCGCCCTTCGCCCTCCTCGCCCATTTGGAGCGTGACGGCCTTCGCCGCGGTATTGCCGAGGCCGTCGCCGCCCTCGCTGCCTTTGCCGCGCTGGCGCAGGTGCTGCCGCCGATCGCCCTCGTGTGGACCGCAACCGCAGGCGTGCTGGCCTTGCGCTGGCGCATGCCGGGGCGCGACATGGCCATGCTAGCGCTGGCCGCCGCCATCGGCCTGTGGGCGTTCCTGCCGCTGGTCGACTGGACAGGAGCGGGGGCCGTATCGCTTGCAGGGGATCCCTTCCTCCTTGCCTCGCTGCCATCGCTTCGCAGCACGCTGGGACACATCCTCCCGTTCGCCGTTGCCCTTGCCGCAGTGCGAGTTTCGGAGCGGGGTTTCCTGAAGTCGCCCGTGGCGCTGGGCTGGGCCGCACTGCCGGTAGGGTTCGTCGTGCTCCACGTCCTGTTCAAGCAGGTCTTCGCGATCGAGACGATGACCGGTTTCCGCGCGGCAGGCCTGGCAGAGCGGACCGTCTTCGAAGCCCTCCTGCTTTCGCTCGGCTGGGGCGCGGCGAAGGGTATCGGTCGAATCCCCGCCGACAAGCGTGTCGCGACGGGCCTCGCGGTCCTAGCCTTGGCGCATTTCGCGGTCTTCACGCTGTTCTGGCACAACCCGCTCTTCGCGCTGCAGGCCGTCGGCCCGGTCCCTCTTGCGAACCTCGCGCTGGCCGCTTTCGCCGTCGCAATCGCCGGCCTGCTGTCTCTCCGCCTGTGGCATCCGCGCTGGCGGGTATGGATCGACGCGCTGGTCATGGCGACCGCGACGCTGGGGGCGATCACCCTGCTGCGGCAGGCGTTTGCCGGGAGCTATTTGCCCCAGCTGCCCATGTCGCAGGCCGAGGACCTGCTGCGTTCGCTGGTCGGCATCGTGCTGGCCGTCGCATTCCTGCTCATCGGCAGCCGCCGGGCAGAGCGCAGCTGGCGGGTCGGATCGCTGGTCCTGATGACCGGCACCGCGATCAAGGTGTTCGTCTTCGATACCGCCGGCCTCGAAGGCCTGGTGCGCATCGCCAGCTTCGTGGCGCTGGGAGCTAGCCTGATCGGCATCGGCTGGTTCTATTCGCGCCAATTGCGCAGCGAGCCGTCACAACAATGAGAAAGGGCCGGAGGTTTCCCCCCGGCCCGTTTCTTGTTTGCGCTATCGCTTCGCTGCATGAGCGCAGGGATAGTCATATCCCACCGAAGTAGGAAAGCGGCTTATCGCCTGAGCGCTATTACGCGCCTTCGACTTCGCCGAGGTCGACCTTGAGGCCCGGGCCCATCGACGAGGTCAGCGTGACCTTGCGGACGTACTTGCCCTTGGCGCCCGAGGGCTTCGACTTGACGATCGCGTCGGTCAGGGCCTTGAAGTTCGCCTTCAGGTCCTCGTCCTTGAACGACAGCTTGCCGATGCCGCTGTGGATGATGCCCTGCTTTTCGACGCGGAATTCGACCTGGCCGCTCTTGGCGTCCTTCACGGCCTGTTCCACGTTCGGGGTCACGGTGCCCAGCTTCGGGTTCGGCATCAGGCCCTTGGGACCCAGCACCTTACCGAGACGGCCGACGACGCCCATCATGTCCGGCGTGGCGATCACGCGGTCATAGTCGAGGTTGCCGTTCTGCATGTCTTCCATGAGGTCTTCGGCACCGACCTTGTCGGCACCGGCGGCCAGCGCCTTGTCGGCGTTGTCACCGCGGGCGAAGACAGCGACCTTGACGTCCTTGCCCGTGCCCGAGGGCAGCGAGACCATGCCGCGGACCATCTGGTCGGCGTGGCGCGGATCGACGCCGAGGTTCATGGCGACTTCGACTGTTTCGTCGAACTTGGCCTTGTGCTCGCGCAGCGTGGCGATGGCTTCGTCCACGGTGTAGAGCTTCTCAGCGTCCAGCTTCGCGCGGACCTGCTGGTTCTTCGTCTGCTTTGCCATGTCCTTAGCCCTCCACCACTTCGAGGCCCATCGAACGCGCGGAGCCTTCGATGATCTTCATGGCCTGGTCGATATCGTTCGCGTTGAGGTCGGCCATCTTGGCTTCAGCGATTTCCTTGACGGCGCTGCGCTTGATGGTCCCGGCCGAAACCTTGCCCGGCTCCTTCGAGCCCGACTTCAGCTTGGCAGCCTTCTTCAGGTAGAACGATGCCGGCGGCGTCTTGGTGACGAAGCTGAACGAACGGTCGGCATAGACGGTGATGACCGTCGGGATCGGAGCGTTCTTTTCGAGGTCCTGCGTGGCAGCATTGAACGCCTTGCAGAATTCCATGATGTTCACGCCGCGCTGACCCAGTGCCGGGCCGATCGGGGG
This genomic interval carries:
- the rplA gene encoding 50S ribosomal protein L1; its protein translation is MAKQTKNQQVRAKLDAEKLYTVDEAIATLREHKAKFDETVEVAMNLGVDPRHADQMVRGMVSLPSGTGKDVKVAVFARGDNADKALAAGADKVGAEDLMEDMQNGNLDYDRVIATPDMMGVVGRLGKVLGPKGLMPNPKLGTVTPNVEQAVKDAKSGQVEFRVEKQGIIHSGIGKLSFKDEDLKANFKALTDAIVKSKPSGAKGKYVRKVTLTSSMGPGLKVDLGEVEGA
- a CDS encoding DUF2339 domain-containing protein encodes the protein MEWFLALVLFALALHQREKLRTLQYRVESLEGAIDHVLALLREGKGTDATEAVVPPEPAKAKTASVPVVVKRSSEPAAEPIADLPPQPLAPEPEPEQQPEEQARRFAFDFEELFGRRLPIWAGGVTLAVAGVLLVRYSIEAGLLTPSVRVVLSFLFGLGLLGGAEAAYRNADRVGDERVCQALAGAGLATLYAGFYLAGSQYDLIGQTVAFLGLAVVTAAAIGLSYRFGLPSAVLGLVGGFAAPALVGGEEANLPLLALYLALVTGGLTQTGNRQQRPWLGLGALIGGLGWGGLLLTTGAMSGVDVLALGLYFVLLGAVLPALLATEKLERPLRLASAAIASLQLAVLVDEGGYSALAWGLYLLLGGALAWFGWRKHEVRPASAMAATIGVLLLGLWPAPPEAGFATVAAALAAIFAGVPLFHLHTRADQLVDRLSAALVPLALGITMLLTFGTLDHDSLRIVEALACLALAALPGAAAWLLWNREDAVSLAANLASAAVLAVLAGLCVLPAMATPFLLGAIAAGLCLLLRPRLQETLPLAAVAWAAALAALTSVPASDALMREMDALVTGTGHTNIAGMLRWLAGAAPFALLAHLERDGLRRGIAEAVAALAAFAALAQVLPPIALVWTATAGVLALRWRMPGRDMAMLALAAAIGLWAFLPLVDWTGAGAVSLAGDPFLLASLPSLRSTLGHILPFAVALAAVRVSERGFLKSPVALGWAALPVGFVVLHVLFKQVFAIETMTGFRAAGLAERTVFEALLLSLGWGAAKGIGRIPADKRVATGLAVLALAHFAVFTLFWHNPLFALQAVGPVPLANLALAAFAVAIAGLLSLRLWHPRWRVWIDALVMATATLGAITLLRQAFAGSYLPQLPMSQAEDLLRSLVGIVLAVAFLLIGSRRAERSWRVGSLVLMTGTAIKVFVFDTAGLEGLVRIASFVALGASLIGIGWFYSRQLRSEPSQQ
- a CDS encoding competence/damage-inducible protein A — protein: MNKRIYTAGLVVIGDEILSGRTHDKNIAQVASWLQVQNIRLAEVRVVPDVIEKIVEAVNALRADNDYLFTTGGIGPTHDDITVDAVAKALGVEVVIHPEARAILERYYADKGGLNEGRLRMARVPEGGELIPNRMSGAPGIRIGNLHLMAGVPHITAGMLDALTGTLEGGDPLLSETVGGFIPESEVAVMLRDVEKAHENCQIGSYPFFREGKVGSNFVVRSTDRAALDACMAALCDGLERQGFAFTHGGI
- the rplK gene encoding 50S ribosomal protein L11, with amino-acid sequence MAKKIEGYIKLQVPAGTANPSPPIGPALGQRGVNIMEFCKAFNAATQDLEKNAPIPTVITVYADRSFSFVTKTPPASFYLKKAAKLKSGSKEPGKVSAGTIKRSAVKEIAEAKMADLNANDIDQAMKIIEGSARSMGLEVVEG